The following is a genomic window from Butyricimonas faecihominis.
ATCGTGGGGTATGCTTGTATCATTCTTACGGGTGTTGCGTGGAAAAGGGTATTGCCATGGAAAACTTGGGATGTTATGATGCTGCGGAAGTGGTATGGATACAAGCGGGTAACTTGATTCCTAATCGTTTCAGGCCGTTGTACTTGAGAATGGAGATGAAGTACAAATTGGGCGATATGAAACAAGTGGAGGATTTAATAGATAGTTTATCATGCAAGAAAATAAAAGTAAGATCTCCGGAGTTACTTTTCATGTTAGAGAGAGTTAAATTAATAGAACAGGAAATCAAAACAAAATGCCAATGAAAAAAAATTACGTGTTATTGTTATTTTTGTTTATTCTGGGAAGTGGCGTGTTCGTCAGTTGCTATGATGACGAACCGGACGTGTTGGCTGATCCCGATAATGCAGGAATAAACGAGATGTTAAATGGGATAACGGATCCGGAAGTTCGAAAGGCTATAGCTTGGTTTGAAGAGCATGGACAGGATGCTTCGCTTGCCCGGGCGGGAGAAACTCATCCGTTATTCAGCATGATGGTTCCCGCGTGGTCTTACGCTTTCGTGAGGAGTTCCAATGACGAGTATCGCACGGTAGAGGTTCCGATATGGGCTTATTCCCGTACTCTTTTCACCTTGCCCGAAAACGCGATAGCTTATGATGAAACGGGAAACTCGATGTACATTCAATCTTTAACCCGTCTTGTCATCTTGACGAACAAGAAGAAAGGGACAACCCAAGGTTTTTTCATGACGTTGATCCCTTCTAAAGAGTACATGGATGCAAAGAATTTCAACGTGTACCGTTCAACGTATCTTTCCCGGGAGAAAGATTTTGACGGTTATGTTTATTTCCACGAGCTGGACGGTTCGTTCGCTAACGGTTGGCGTTACTCTAACGGGAAAATCACGCACACGGTAAAGATGCTAGAAAATTCTGGTTTAGCCCGGGGAGGACATTACGAGAATGTTACTTATTGTTACCCGGTATACCGGAGGGTATGCACGGGTTACTGGCAGACAACCGAAAGCGGTGGTCGAGAATACGTGGAAGTGAATTGTTACGAGGAATATGTCAGGGATGAGTGTCACACGGAATCAGTTTGGGTTCAGGATCCGGATCCTCAGCCAGGAACGGGGGAAGGATCAGGAGGAGATTATAAGCCAGATAAAAATGAATGTCCTTATGGGACACCAAATTGCCCGGGAGGGAGTAATTGCACGTGTTGTTCGATTTGTAAAGGTCCTTGTAAATGTGAAATTTGTCATTCTGATCCATGTAAATGTATTCGAGATATAAAATTAACAATAAAAAGTTCTACTACGGGGGAACAAGCTGTTGTGAGAATTGGGACAACAACAGAACGATATTATGTCCCATTGTATAATGTCGTCCTAGAAGCTATAGATTCAACGGGGAAGTCTATAATTGAGAATTACGAGGCTATAAGATTTGGAGTAAAATATGAAAATGGAGTAGCGGTGGTTAAGGGATTACAGGATGAAGCAACTTATACGATTCGTGAATTTATTTTAGCATATTGTGGTGAAAGTCCTTCTGGTGATGCTTGGAGAATATATGGAGGGCATTTGTTGCATGCTGGGCCAAGAGATCCAAAATTAGGGTGTAACATGTATGGGTGTATAGGGATTTGTAATGGTAGAATGGGAGAATTAAATCGGAAATTATTACTATATTCGAATGCAAAAACGGAAGAAGCTTTGGTCCAATCGGAGAAATTTATTGTGTATGTTGAGGCTGCATCGAAACCTTCTTTAGTACCAATAAATAGTTAAAAAGATAACATTAAATATAAAAAGATATGGAGAAAAATATTTATAAATTATTAGTCCTGTTCATAGGTCTATTTTTAACGAGTCTTATCTCTTCAGCTCAAGAAAAGAGATGTATAACAGAAATATATTCAGTTGAAAAATCACAGAGCAAATCGTATGCACGTGAATTAGAAGTGTATTTGAAATCAAAAGGTTTGTATGATAATAAAAAAAGCCGAGAAACGATCACTAGTTCAATAAAGAAAATCAAGAAAAAATTACAGATCGGAAATATTGATTTTACACAAGGTAACATCTTTATTGTAGAACTTCTAGGAGGTAAAATATATGAAAATCCTGAAGAATGGTGTGAAGGATTTGGCATAATTGAAATAGGATTTTCTACAGAGCAACAAGCTGTAGATATATTCAAAAAAGCGAAAATTGCATGTCAAAAATACACGATGAACATTCCTATCTACTATCCCCCATTCCGATGTATTCGTGTAGGGAAAAGTGTTCTTTTCGTGTATTCTATTAATGTAGATATGGATAAATACCTTGATCTGGCTGAAAGTTGGCATCCTTTAGAATGATAATTTTCATTCTAAGGGATATATCATCCTTTAAGATGTATCCCAAAAGTTTTGTATAAATTTTGGGATACATTAGTTGTTTACCCAGTACCAACGTTTTCTAATGTGTCTTGACAATGGGAAGTATATATCTTGAAAATTTTATTGATATGAAAATATTCCGAGATTCTTTTTGGTTAGGTCGATGGGTTCAAGCAATATTTATACCATGGACGGTTGTGAGTATATTGCTTGTCTTGTTTGTTATGAGTAATGTTGATTATGCGAAATTATTTTCATGGTGTGGATTGATAATACTTTTACCAAATTTGTTATTTTATGGCATAGTATTTCCCGCGATAATAGATTTTTTGAGGGAGAAGGGGATTGAAGTTTATGTGGAGGGGATGGAATGTTTTAGATGAATGTGGTAGAGAACAAGAATCATAGATAATTCTGTAAAAAGCAATAACAATGAAAATATATCGAGGTTCTTTTTGGTCAGGAGATAGTGTACATTCCTTTTTTATATCCTATATTTTGGGATCAATATTTATAGTCCTATTGTCTAGAGTTGAAATTAGTTTTTCATGTTTAAAGATCGTGGGGATGTTATTTATTTTTTATGCTTTTCCAGTTTGTCTATTGCTATTCTCTGAGTTTTATATTATAGAATTTGATGATACCTTGGTCGTGAAAAATGCGAATTGTCCATTTTGGAAGAAGAAAATATATTTTAAGGATGTTGTTTATTTTGGTGGGTATGCAGTACCTTATATGCAAATAATAACCGATAAAAAAAATGGACTTGTCGCTATTACATAAATCGAGTTAAACGCAAGCGGTTGCCGGAGTTGGTGGATTCTTTGAGAGGGAAAGAAATAGACGTGGATGCAAGGGGGATAGATATGTTGAAGTAAGGAACTGAAATGAAAAATTTGGAGCTTATATACGAGTTTACAGTAAACTAACTCCCTCCCCCTTTCGGGGTACTCCCTCTATAAACAGAGGGAGAGTTGAAATACTCCCTGTCTTCGGGAAGAGTCACCAGCACCTCCTCTGTTTATAGAGGAGGTGGCACGAAGTGACGGAGGAGTTTGAGTATGAAAACAAGCATTACCTTAATGGACTGTAAAGTAGTATATAATTACCAAAAATTTAATATCGATTTTATGAATACAGAGATATTTCGTCGTTCTATTTTAAAAACGACAACGTTTAAGCATATCTTCATACCATTTTTAATCGCTCTTATTTTTCAATTATTTTATATAGTATTCATGAAAAGAGGTTACCAAAAACGTATAATTCCATCCGTGACGGTAAATATCCTTTCCTCGATTCCCGTGGTGTGATTGTGTAACCAATACAAGGCTCCTTGGGGGACGTGATCATACTCGATCTCGAAACCGTTTGCTATTTTTCGACCGAGAGATTTCCAACCTTTTAGGTCATGATAGAAAAGTTCGTATTCATTGTCTGGATATATCCCGTTCCCGTCACTTCGGGGAAGACAAATGATTTTGGATAGGCTGACGGGAGTATTGAAATCAATGACTAAGTTCTTTTTATCATACCTATTGATATTTGTAAGGGGATCCCCGTCAAATGCGGCGTAGAATATAGAGTCTGCTTGACCCCGGACGAGTTCGCCTCGTGAATCGAGAAAGAATAATTCGGCAAACGAGAGTGAATGTGGATGGGAGATTCGCCAGTAACGATACTTTTTGTCCGTGTTTATTTTTCCTTCACAATAGGCTCCCATGGACGAAAGAGAGCGAAGGAGGGTGTCCGGGTTCTGAAATGAGGGTTGATTTGCTGCTTCCACGGAGAGTTTCGTGAGAGCTGAGATATAATAATATAGGTTACTGTTCGAGGGATATTTTCGGGTTAGCACCAATTTTTGTAAGTTATTGGTATCAGGTACAAGATGTTTGATTTCACCTCTAGAGTTGAATATAAACGGGTAGTTGATGGGGGTGAGTTTTTTCCTGCGGTAATAAGCGGGAAAATATACGAGGTTTTTCCCCATATCTCTGAATTTGGCGGTGGAAGAGGTGATTTCCCCGATGGCAATGGGATTCCATGTCAGATTATTGAAAACACACAAGTAAGCATAATGAGGTGAATTTTCCAATTTTTGGGGGATGTGTATTGAAACATCGGTTGTATAAAGATACTCGGAGCTGACATCTAGATGGAACGGGTCCTTGAAAAATTCAGGGATATACTCGGTAGTGCCGGGCTTTATAGATGAATGGTTAGAGTATGTTTTTCGATATACTTTGGCTGTTTTTCGCTCGAAAGCTCCTCTTACTTCTGAATTCTTAAATTCCGGGGATACGATCTTGTTCCAGTAATGATAGCCGTTTCGATTGGCATAATGCAGGATGAAATCGATCGTGGAGGGGGAACAGAGAGCTCTGGAATTGAAGTTTTCTCGTAAGGAGATATGATGGCAATCACTGTAAATGTTTTGGTGGAATAGCTTTTGAATGAAATCGGGACGAAGATTGACTGTTGGTTCCGAGAATCTTAGATTCAATGTTGCTCCTGTTGGGCTGTATTTGATGTTATCTTTTTGTGCTAGTTCTTGTAATCCATCCGGGGAGATGTGCAAAGAGTCGATCCATAAATCCAATTGCTCATTTGCGAAGCGATAAGGAAGAACGTATTCAAGGAATAGCTCAAAAGGGAAGTCTTCTAACCAAGAATACGAGTTTAGATTTTCGAACGAACGATCGATATGCCGGATAAGAAAATCCGCCTTGATATTTTGCACGTCTTCCTTTTTGTTGGCGGTATGTCGAAATTGGTCCATGTAGGAAAGAGATATATCAAGTGACTTTTTGGCAAAGTATGATGCGATCGTGTCAGAATAGATCTTTTCCCGGTAAGCATCTATCAAGGAGCCTTCCAGTGTGTAGTGGCCCGGCATATTCTCGATGAGGAATGTCGCTGCTCGCAATTTGAGGCTGTCGGACGGGTTTTGAGAATAGTGGTAGAGAACTTTTTCGAGTTCATGTCGGTTTTCTCCCGCTAGTTTTAAGGCGTTTTCCAGTTCGGCGTTGTATTGCCCGCATGAGATGAGGAACGTGCAAAAAATGATATAGATGATTCTTTTCATGACTTGTCGTGTATTTTGATACAAAGATAAAGAGAATTAAAGAGAGGGTAGGGGTATTTGGGTTGCTTGTGGGTTGCAAACTTGACTTGTGGGATGGGATTATCGTTGCTTTTCAGTATATGAAAATGTTTTGAGTTATATCGAACTCACGTTATTTTAGTAATCTGTTCGTAACCGAAAGTTTGCGATACCGACTTTTTTTCGTAGCTGTTTAGTAATAGGCGGGGACTATTTTTGCTCTCGCAATAAAATTAAAAACTATGAGAAAGAGTATGGTGTTAAAGTCTTTTATTAAAGGATTATTGTTGCTGGTGGTGATACTCTCGTTTTCTTTTTCAGGGATGACTCAGACAGTGCGTGGACGAGTTTTGGATAAGAAAGGAGAGGCCGTGATCGGCGCGACTATAGTTGTCAAACGTTTGGTCGTAGGGACTGTTGCTGGTGTCGACGGATACTATGAATTGAAAGTAAAAGGAGGGTTGTTGCCTAAGGATACGTTAATCTTCACTTCAGTCGGGTTCAAAACGGTAAAGGTCATTTGGAATTCGCGAACGACGATTGATGTGACGTTGGAGGAAGAAACCTACGGGTTGGATGAGATCGTGGTTGTCGGTTATGGAACAACTAAAAAGGTAAACTTGACGGGCTCTGTGGATCAGATTTCCGCTACTGTCTTTGAGAATAGGCCGATGCCGAACCTCTCGAGAGGTATTCAGGGTGTTATTCCTAATCTGAATTTGAAAATGTATGACGGTAATCCGTCCCGAAGTCCGGAATACAACGTGCGGGGAACAACTTCTATCGGTGCTGGAGGTAGTGCATTGGTGTTGATCGATGGAGTAGAGGGTGATCCGAGTAAATTGAATCCGAATGATATCGAGAGTGTTTCCGTGCTTAAAGATGCAGCCTCTGCGGCTATTTATGGAGCGCGGGGGACATTCGGGGTGATCTTGATCACGACGAAAAGTGCAACCAAAGGTAAGGTGAGCGTTAATTACATGGGAAGCTATTCTATCAATCGACGTACCGTGATACCGGACTTGGTGACTAATGGTTACCAGTGGGCAAAGATGTTTAACGAGGCTCATTACCAGTGGTATGGACAGAATCCAACAGCGATAAATTCTGCATTCCCTTTCTCGCAGGAATATTTGCAGGAACTGAAACGACGGGATGAAGATCCTTCCCTGCCGAAAGAGGAAATAGATCCAACAACCGGGAAATACGTTTATTACGACAATCACGACTGGTTGAAAGATTTGTATAAGGACGTGAATCCTTCGATGGAGCATTCGTTGAGTTTTTCGGGTGGAAGCGATGCCGCTTCTTATTATATCTCCGGGCGTTATTTCACGCAAGACGGGATATATCGCTATAATTCGGATGATTATAAAACCTATAACGTACGGGCTAAAGGTGATATTCAGGTGACGGATTGGTTGAAAGTGTATAATAATTTTGACTTTTCCCAAATGGACTATAAGGCTCCTATTTATTACGGGGGATACGGTTTTACAAGCGAAATATCGATGGGATGGACAATGCGGGCTTTTCCCGTGGTGCCGATGTTAAATTCCGACGGAACGATCACCGAGATGGGTGCTCGTAGTATAGGTGATTTCTATTACGGAAAGAACAAGTCCAAGACCAGAAGTTCCAAGGTGAATAATATTAGCGGTTTCACGGCGACATTCTTTGATAAGTCGTTAAAAATATCAGGAGATATGGCATTCACGATAGGTAATTCTACGAAAACAAGGGCTTATTCTGCCGTGCCGTACAGCAATATCCCGGATAAGATTGTCTGGCTGGGTTCTACCAAGTATTTTGATATGAATGTACGCACGAATTATTTCAGTACAAACTTGTTCGTGGAATATGCAAAAACATTCGGGAACCATCAGTTCCGGGGATTGGTCGGTTATAATTATGAAGTTTCAAACGAGAATAGTTTGGAGGTGAGCCGGGACGGGCTTTTGGATGCCAACAATCCGGGTTTTTCGTTGGCAGACGGGCAGGTGTATTCAGCCGTGGATGCATCGAATGACTGGGCAATCGTGGGTGGTT
Proteins encoded in this region:
- a CDS encoding SusC/RagA family TonB-linked outer membrane protein; the protein is MRKSMVLKSFIKGLLLLVVILSFSFSGMTQTVRGRVLDKKGEAVIGATIVVKRLVVGTVAGVDGYYELKVKGGLLPKDTLIFTSVGFKTVKVIWNSRTTIDVTLEEETYGLDEIVVVGYGTTKKVNLTGSVDQISATVFENRPMPNLSRGIQGVIPNLNLKMYDGNPSRSPEYNVRGTTSIGAGGSALVLIDGVEGDPSKLNPNDIESVSVLKDAASAAIYGARGTFGVILITTKSATKGKVSVNYMGSYSINRRTVIPDLVTNGYQWAKMFNEAHYQWYGQNPTAINSAFPFSQEYLQELKRRDEDPSLPKEEIDPTTGKYVYYDNHDWLKDLYKDVNPSMEHSLSFSGGSDAASYYISGRYFTQDGIYRYNSDDYKTYNVRAKGDIQVTDWLKVYNNFDFSQMDYKAPIYYGGYGFTSEISMGWTMRAFPVVPMLNSDGTITEMGARSIGDFYYGKNKSKTRSSKVNNISGFTATFFDKSLKISGDMAFTIGNSTKTRAYSAVPYSNIPDKIVWLGSTKYFDMNVRTNYFSTNLFVEYAKTFGNHQFRGLVGYNYEVSNENSLEVSRDGLLDANNPGFSLADGQVYSAVDASNDWAIVGGFYRLSYNYKEKYLLETNGRVDGSSKFPKNQRFGFFPSVSLGWRLSEEGFWKINKDLVSQLKVRASYGTLGNGNISPYLFMETMPVGTLTRLIGGKFPTYTKAPGVIPSSLTWEKATTLNVGFDLSMFSSRFSLIADLYQRDTKGMFTEGATLPEVFGTEVPKGNNADLRTRGWELAVAWNDRIGESKPFGYGVKFTIADNQTEVTKYNNPNKSLDDFYKGMKIGEIWGYVTEGLFVNQADIDAHVDQSRIKSNAAGVVYPGDIKFKNLDGDNAITPGANRVGDSGDRKIIGNSEPRYMFGLNLNADWNNFFVSAFFQGVGKRDWYPTGESVYFWGQYNRPYSPLPKHILGKYYNADEANPNPNAYFPRYAGLLANGTDKSLSVPQTRYLQDVSYIRLKNLTVGYNLPKRLINHVGLQKASIYFTGQNLWTYSGIFKITRNIDPETIEAQNPDDQTQDAFGGGNGYPMLKTFTVGLNLTF